CCATCGTCGCCACCTACCCCCGCCACCCCGTGACCACCGCGACCGAAGCACTGACCGTCCAGGCCGCCGCCGGCGGTCTCACCCTGGGCGTCGGCCCCAGCCACGCCTGGTACGTCCAAGACCAGCTCGGTCTCCCGTACACCTCCCCGTTGCGGCACACCCGCGAATACCTCACCGTGCTGCGCCCCCTGCTGCGCGGCGAACCCGTGCGGTTCGACGGCGAGTTCTTCACCGTCGACACCCGTCTCGAGATCACCGCCCCGGCACCCGCCCTCCTGCTGTCGGCGCTCGGTCCACGCATGCTCGAGCTGGCCCACGACCTCGCCGACGGGGTGGCCGCCGCCTGGGTCACGCCGGACATGGTGGCCGAGCACATCGCCCCGCGCGCGGCCCCCGGCGCGCGCATCGTGGCCCAGGCCGTCACCCTGCTCAGCCCGGACCCCGACCGCGCCCGCGGCGACTTCGCCGGACAGCTCGCCGCGGTCGGCCGGATGCCCGCGTACCGCGCATCACTCGACCGCGCGGGACTCGCCGGCCCCGCCGACACGCTGGTCATCGGCGACGAGACAACCGTGACCGACGCGGTGAAGCGCTATCAGGACGCCGGGGTGACCGACTTGATCGTCGTTCCCCTCAACGACCGGAGCCGCACACTGGACCTCCTGCGCACCTGAACCGGCTGCGCTGACCACCCGAACCACACACGCGAGCCCATGCCGGGCGGGTACCGGATTTCCCGGCATGGGCCCGGTGACGACCTCGAGCGCGACACCGCGACTCTGCGTCAACTCACGAATTTGATGGACTCATCGAGAAATTTCGCCTGGTACAGATCCGATTGCTGCCCGTTGGCGGTGAACAGGTCCGAGGTGCTCTTGTAGTTGACGTTGGTGAACACCCGGACGTTGTGGTCCGTGAGGTTTCGCGCCGACCTGGCGTTTTGCCAGACGCACAGCCCGCTGCCGGTTCCGCTTCCACGGAACTCGTAGCAGGACGGCTGGTTCGGACCGAGGTTGGGAATGTCGCCGACGGCGAAGTCGGACACCGCCCCGCCGGACACGCCCGTCGGGTAGTAGAACAGGCAGAACTCTCCGGACTCGCAGATGCCGTTGCGCGCGGTGCCCGCGTGGGCCGTGCCGGCCAGGGGTATCGCCAACCCGACGACGGCGCCGGCCACGGCCACCAGCCTGGCTGTCCTCGAGCCGCCGGAGCGGCGCACCTTCGTGCTGGTTCCCATCTGGATCTCCCTCTCGTCACCACGTGTTCCTTGACGACGGAAGCCTCGCAGTGGTCGCTGCAGCCGCACTGCAGTCTTACGGAAAGTAGCTGGTCGGAGGTACGATCCAGCCAGGGAGGGGGGCGTTGGCATGCCCGATGTTCGGTTCGGTGTACTCGGACCCGTCGCCGGCTGGCGTGGGACGGACGCGGTCGAGATGGGGTCCGGCAAGTGCCTCCGAGTGCTCGGGATACTGCTGCTGCACGCGAACCATCGGGTGGAGCGCGAGGAGATCATCGAGGGCGTCTGGGGCGGGAATCCGCCGAGAAGCGCGGTGAACCTCGTCCAGAA
The window above is part of the Amycolatopsis camponoti genome. Proteins encoded here:
- a CDS encoding LLM class flavin-dependent oxidoreductase — protein: MHIGTGLISPPSPSEVVAAAADAADRGLDSFWTNQNPGGWDPLTLLASLRRRPAEVGTAIVATYPRHPVTTATEALTVQAAAGGLTLGVGPSHAWYVQDQLGLPYTSPLRHTREYLTVLRPLLRGEPVRFDGEFFTVDTRLEITAPAPALLLSALGPRMLELAHDLADGVAAAWVTPDMVAEHIAPRAAPGARIVAQAVTLLSPDPDRARGDFAGQLAAVGRMPAYRASLDRAGLAGPADTLVIGDETTVTDAVKRYQDAGVTDLIVVPLNDRSRTLDLLRT
- a CDS encoding peptidase inhibitor family I36 protein; the protein is MGTSTKVRRSGGSRTARLVAVAGAVVGLAIPLAGTAHAGTARNGICESGEFCLFYYPTGVSGGAVSDFAVGDIPNLGPNQPSCYEFRGSGTGSGLCVWQNARSARNLTDHNVRVFTNVNYKSTSDLFTANGQQSDLYQAKFLDESIKFVS